GCCGTGATGCGCAATAACCAGATAGCGCGGGTTCAGCGCAATCATTTTATCAATGGAACTACGAGCCACTTCGTAAATAAACTTTGGCGGTGTTGCTGGGCGCATATACCTTCCCTGCGCAACAGGAATGTGTACGCCGGCAATTTCCCCACCAAACAACAGATCCTCATAGGCATAGCAGACATGATGAGGTGCATGACCCGGCGTTTTGTACACCTTGATCCCGGTTGTACCAATATCCTCGGCATAAGAGATCGCAGCTTCAGTGACAGGAACAATCTCACCATAAATTTCTGCAGTCTCTCCCAGAACGGTTAATGATCCCTGCCACAACTTTTCAGGATCGATCATATGCCGGATGCCGTCCGGGTGACAGATCACCTTCGCTTCGGGAAAGTATTTAAGCAATTCACCGGTCCCACCAGCATGATCAATATGAATATGGGTCAGCAAAATATAATCAATCGCGTCCACCTGAAGCTCACGCAGATGGTTGACAAGAACCGGAATCGTCGATAATGGTCCTGGATCAACCACAGCGCAAAAACCATCCGTTTCGATATACCAACTACTGATAAAATTGCGAAAGCCCTCAAGGCGAGGTTGATCAAGATTGATACATTTCAACTGGTTAACATTCATTGCAAACTCCATCCGGAAGAAAAAGTAGTTTAAATCCATTGTCACGTCACTGCAGCCCTTTGTCAACAAGGCCTCAAACCCTGGAGACAGGAATAATATTGAAAAGACCATAAATGGCTGATTGACGCTGGATGTCAAACATGCCATTTTATTGATCTTCCCGTTTAACTCGGAGGATACACGGTGATTATCCTGACATTAAATTGTCGCAGCCAGACAATCCACTACCATCTTTTTGATTATCCCAACCCAATTCCTCTGACACAGGGGTTTGTTGAAGGGATCGGCACTCACAGTACAAACTGCATCTTAAATGGTTCTCCCCTGCTGCTGGAGGATCACCATGCCGCACTGGATTACATCCTGAAGAACCTCTGCCATCCGAAGTATGGTGTTCTGGATTCTTTAAGCCAGATTCGTGGTGTCGGTCACAGGGTTGTTCATGGCGGAGAAACTTATAGCCATTCCGTCAAGATTGACGCTGAGGTTTTGCACTCCATCCGTAAAGTAGAGCGCATGGCCCCCAAGTACAATATTCCAAGTCGCGAGACTATCATCGCCGCCATGGAATTACTGCCCGATATCGACCATGTGGCCATTTTTGATACAGCATTTCACCACACCATGCCGCCCAAAGCCTATATGTACCCCCTGCCCTACGAATGGTATGAAAAATATCGGGTGAGACGTTATGGGTTTCATGGCAGCTCACATCTGTATTTAGCCAGGCGAGCCGCCGCCCATCTGGGAAAACCGGTTGAGGAGTGTAATTTAATTACCATCCACCTGGATCTCGGTATTTCTCTATGTGCGATCCGCAACGGTTGCTCCATTGATACCAGCACGGGCATGACCCCTGTTGAAGGAACAGCGCAGGAGCGTCGCTGCGGCAATATTGATCCGGGCATTCCCGGTTTTCTCATGGATTGGGAAGAACTGAGTCCACAACAGATTGAGGAAGTTCTCAATGAAAAAAGTGGCCTGTTGGGATTAACCGGTGGAGAGTGCACCACGCGTCAGGAAGTTCTGATCAAGGCCGCTCAGGATGAACCACGGGCCAAATTCGCGGCTCAGATTGAAGCCTATCGATTACGTAAATTTATCGGTGAATACCTGTGTGCACTCGGGCACTGTGATGCGATAGTTTTCTCATCCGGTCAGGGCAATATTGAAGCGGACGTACGTCGCAGAGTGCTTGAAGGGATGGAATGGTTCAACATCTTTCTTGATGAACAAAAAAATAGTCAGCCACGCTGTATTCACAGTGAAATGAAGATCAGCCGAGCTGACTCAGCAATCGATCTGTTTGTCTTTCCCTCTGATGAAGCACGCGTTTTTTGTGAAGATACGGCGATGCTGGTTCAAAACAGGTTTCTTCCGGAAACACACATCGCCTATACCTTTGATGATTTGTAACCGTATGTCCCCGCATCCGTGATATGCGGCGGATAAAAATCACGATAAATAAAGAGGCCATCCTCCTAAGGGAAGATGGCCTCTTTATTTTGCTTAATATTTACCGAACTCATCATCATCCAACGCAATCTGCGGCGAAGACGATGATCCTCCCCAACCGTCAGTACTTGCTTTCTGCGGCTTCGGCGGCGAGAGCCGTCGTTGGCTGGGGGCCGGTTCAGCCCTTCGCACACTGACTGGCTGGTGCGTCGGCAGCTTGAAATGACTGACCAGCTGACGCAGTTGAATCGCCTGGCTGTTCAGCTCTTCGCTGGCGGCAGCCCCCTCTTCGGCACTGGCGGTATTCTGCTGGGTGACCTGATCGATCTGGCTCAGGCCGATATTGATCTGACCAATCCCTTGCGCCTGCTCATCACTGGCAACTGCAATATCGGCAACAAGATCCGTCACCTTGGTGATGCCATCGACAATCTCATTGAGCCCTTCAGCCGTCCTGCTGGCGATCTGGGCACCATTTTCGGCTTTACTGACAGAGCCTTCAATCAATTCCGCCGTTTCACTTGCCGCTTTAGCACTACGCGCAGCAAGATTACGGACCTCTTCAGCAACGACAGCAAAACCTTTACCATGCTGACCGGCTCGTGCGGCTTCGACAGCGGCATTCAATGCCAACAGGTTGGTCTGGAAAGCGATCTCATCGATGACCTTGATGATTTTCGAAATGTTTTGGCCGGATTCATTGATCTCAGCCATAGCGTGGACCATTTGCTGCATCTGTGTGGAACCACGATCCGCAGATTGATGAGATTGCGAAGCCAACTGACTG
This is a stretch of genomic DNA from uncultured Desulfuromonas sp.. It encodes these proteins:
- a CDS encoding MBL fold metallo-hydrolase, which produces MNVNQLKCINLDQPRLEGFRNFISSWYIETDGFCAVVDPGPLSTIPVLVNHLRELQVDAIDYILLTHIHIDHAGGTGELLKYFPEAKVICHPDGIRHMIDPEKLWQGSLTVLGETAEIYGEIVPVTEAAISYAEDIGTTGIKVYKTPGHAPHHVCYAYEDLLFGGEIAGVHIPVAQGRYMRPATPPKFIYEVARSSIDKMIALNPRYLVIAHHGLVEPAVSYLETARQQLSVWVKAVAVTDHITASQRDEVIYDWLLNNDPTFSGIEQLEADIYARERYFMSNSLRGIRQYFESLPVEEQHAWKES
- a CDS encoding acetate/propionate family kinase; the protein is MIILTLNCRSQTIHYHLFDYPNPIPLTQGFVEGIGTHSTNCILNGSPLLLEDHHAALDYILKNLCHPKYGVLDSLSQIRGVGHRVVHGGETYSHSVKIDAEVLHSIRKVERMAPKYNIPSRETIIAAMELLPDIDHVAIFDTAFHHTMPPKAYMYPLPYEWYEKYRVRRYGFHGSSHLYLARRAAAHLGKPVEECNLITIHLDLGISLCAIRNGCSIDTSTGMTPVEGTAQERRCGNIDPGIPGFLMDWEELSPQQIEEVLNEKSGLLGLTGGECTTRQEVLIKAAQDEPRAKFAAQIEAYRLRKFIGEYLCALGHCDAIVFSSGQGNIEADVRRRVLEGMEWFNIFLDEQKNSQPRCIHSEMKISRADSAIDLFVFPSDEARVFCEDTAMLVQNRFLPETHIAYTFDDL